AGCCTTTGCCGGAAAAATGTCCTTCTTGCGGCTCTCCATATATTGCAGGCTTTGGAACAGGAACTCAGAAGGTGGAGGAAATAACAAAAAAAATGTTTCCGGCTGCCAGAGTGCTGCGGATGGACATGGACACTACCTCGGGAAAAAAAGGCCATGAAGAAATTTTGTCAGCCTTTCGCTCAGGAGAAGCAGATATCTTAATCGGAACTCAGATGATTGTAAAGGGGCATGATTTTCCAAATGTAACCTTAGTGGGAGCCTTGGCTGCGGACATGTCTCTGCACGCCCCTGATTTTAGGGCCGGGGAAAGGACATTTCAGCTGCTGACTCAGGCCGCTGGAAGAGCCGGAAGAGATTCCAGGCCAGGATATGTAGTTATTCAAACATATTTGCCGGAGCATTATGCAATTCAGACTGCCGCAGTGCAGGATTATGAGGCGTTTTTTGCCCAGGAAAGGGCCTACAGGCGGCTGCTTCACTATCCGCCCTTCTGCGGCGTGGTGGCGGTGGCAGTGGCGGCGGCTGACCAACAGATTTTAGAATCTGCAGCCAGCGAGCTGGCAGAGGAAGCAAAGCTGCAGTCAGAAATGTGGAAAAATTTAAGGGAACAGAGGCAGGGATTTGAAATTGAAATTATGGGTCCAGTGCAGGCTTCCGTATACAAAGTTAATAATCTGTACAGAAAAATTTTATATATTAAGAATGAAAATTATGATATACTAATAAAAATCAGAACCAAACTGGAAGTCTGCGCAGAAAAGGCTCAGTGGAGGCAGGATGTGCAGCTTCAGTGGGACGTTTCATAACAGGAGAGAGAACTATGGCATTAAGACAAATAAGAGTAATGGGAGACCCAGTGTTGGCAAAGGAATGTAAGCCTGTAAAGGAGATTACTCCCAGAATACAGGAATTAATAGAAGATATGTTTGAGACTATGTATCAGGCCAACGGGGTAGGCTTGGCGGCTTCCCAGGTGGGAGTGCTGCGCCAGATTGTAACAATAGATGTGGACGACGGCAATCAGTATGTGTTGATTAATCCTGAGATTATTGACCAGTCAGGAACTCAGACAGGGTATGAAGGCTGCCTTAGCGTGCCGGGAAAAACAGGGATTGTCACAAGACCGGACAAGGTGACGGTAAAAGCCTTTGATGAAAATATGCAGCCGTTTCAGCTGGAGGGAGAAGGGCTGTTAGCCAGAGCTATCTGCCACGAATGCGCCCATTTAAAAGGACAGCTGTATGTAGAGCTGGTGGAAGGGGAACTGGAGGACGTAGACGCTTTAGATGAAGGAGAGGAAGAGTAGTATGCGGATTGTATTTATGGGAACTCCGGAATTTTCTGTTTCTGCTTTAACGGCTCTTTTTCAGGCAGGCCATGAAATTGCCGCTGTGGTTACTCAGCCTGACAAGCCAAAGGGCAGGGGAAAGGCTGTGCTTATGACTCCTGTAAAGGAGAAAGCCATAGAGCTTCAGATTCCTGTATACCAGCCGGCTAAAGTAAGGGCGCCTGAGTTTGTGGAAGTGTTAAAGCAGCTGGCTCCAGATGTAATTGTAGTAGTGGCTTTTGGACAGATTCTTCCCAAAGCTATTTTACAGCTGCCTAAATATGGCTGCATCAATATTCACGCTTCCCTGCTGCCTAAATACAGAGGCGCCGCCCCTATCCAGTGGGTAATTATTGACGGGGAAAAGGAAACAGGGATCACTACTATGCAGATGGATGAAGGCCTGGACACAGGAGACATGCTGGAGAAGGTTGTGGTGCCTATTGAAAAGGACGAGACTGGAGGAAGTCTCCACCATAAGCTGTCTCAGGCAGGAGGAAAATTGATTTTAACTACTTTAGAGGGCCTGGAAAATGGAACCTTAAAGGCAACGCCTCAGACAGATGAAAATACCTGCTATGCAAAAATGCTGACAAAGTCTTTAGGAGATATTGACTGGAATCAGGATGCAGAGTCTATTGAACGTTTAATCAGAGGCTTAAATCCATGGCCCAGCGCCTATACATGCCTTCACGGAAAAACTTTGAAGCTGTGGAAGGCCGAGGTCATAGATCAAGACCTTAAAATTCCGGCCGGACAGGTAGGAGAGGTGGGGAAAGATAAGCTGGTGATTCAAACCGGCAAAGGCTGCCTTTCTGTGACAGAGCTTCAGCTGGAGGGCAAAAAAAGAATGAATCTTCAGGACTTTCTCAGGGGATACTCTATAGAGAAAGGAACTGTGCTGGAAAGGAGAACTGAAGCATGACATTTTATACAGCAATAGGATATTACGGGGGATATGGGTACGGCTTTGGACTAGATCCTACAATTTTTCTGGTGTTGGCAGGAGCTCTTTTATCTATATGGGCTTCCTCCAGAGTGCAGGGAACATTCCGCAGGTATTCAGGGATGCGCAGCATGACGGGAATGACAGGAGCGGAGGCAGCCAAACGCCTGCTGCAGTCACAGGGGATTTATGACGTAACAGTTCGGCCTGTAAGAGGAAATCTTACGGATCATTATGATCCCAGAAGTAAAACCGTAAATCTGTCAGAGTCTGTGTATCATGCAACTTCAGTGGCGGCTATCGGCGTGGCGGCCCACGAGTGCGGCCATGCTATGCAGGACCACGAGGATTATGGCCCTTTGAAAATAAGGTCTGCCTTTGTACCTGTGGCAAGCCTGGGCAGTAATTTATCCTGGCCCTTGATTCTCATTGGCTTATTAATCAGCCTGACTCCGTTAATTCAGCTGGGAATCTGGATGTTTACTCTGGCAGTTTTGTTTCAGCTGATTACTTTGCCTGTGGAATTTAATGCGTCCAGACGTGCCGTAAGGCTTTTAGACAGTCAGGGAATCCTTCAGGGACAGGAGGTGGAGGCTACCAGCCAGGTGTTAAAAGCCGCGGCTCTGACTTATGTGGCGGCGGCAGCGGCCAGCATTCTTCAGCTGTTAAGGCTGGTAATTCTGTTTGGAGGAAGAAACAGAGATGACTAAGGAGATTAATGAAAGAGAAATAGCTCTGGATATACTGATGGAGATTCTGGAAAAAGGGGGATTCAGCCATTTAGTGCTGTCCCAGGCTCTTTCCAAGTATCAGTATTTAGAAAAGCAGGAGCGTTCTTTTATTACCAGAGTAGTGGAGGGCACATTAGAGTATAAAATACAAATAGATTATGTGCTGGACTCCTGCTCAAAAGTAAAAACTAAGAAGATGAAGCCGCTTATCCGCACTTTAATGAGAATGTCAGTGTATCAGATTCTTTACATGGACAGGGTGCCTGACTCGGCGGCGTGCAATGAGGCGG
The window above is part of the Lachnoclostridium edouardi genome. Proteins encoded here:
- the def gene encoding peptide deformylase, encoding MALRQIRVMGDPVLAKECKPVKEITPRIQELIEDMFETMYQANGVGLAASQVGVLRQIVTIDVDDGNQYVLINPEIIDQSGTQTGYEGCLSVPGKTGIVTRPDKVTVKAFDENMQPFQLEGEGLLARAICHECAHLKGQLYVELVEGELEDVDALDEGEEE
- the fmt gene encoding methionyl-tRNA formyltransferase → MRIVFMGTPEFSVSALTALFQAGHEIAAVVTQPDKPKGRGKAVLMTPVKEKAIELQIPVYQPAKVRAPEFVEVLKQLAPDVIVVVAFGQILPKAILQLPKYGCINIHASLLPKYRGAAPIQWVIIDGEKETGITTMQMDEGLDTGDMLEKVVVPIEKDETGGSLHHKLSQAGGKLILTTLEGLENGTLKATPQTDENTCYAKMLTKSLGDIDWNQDAESIERLIRGLNPWPSAYTCLHGKTLKLWKAEVIDQDLKIPAGQVGEVGKDKLVIQTGKGCLSVTELQLEGKKRMNLQDFLRGYSIEKGTVLERRTEA
- a CDS encoding zinc metallopeptidase — protein: MTFYTAIGYYGGYGYGFGLDPTIFLVLAGALLSIWASSRVQGTFRRYSGMRSMTGMTGAEAAKRLLQSQGIYDVTVRPVRGNLTDHYDPRSKTVNLSESVYHATSVAAIGVAAHECGHAMQDHEDYGPLKIRSAFVPVASLGSNLSWPLILIGLLISLTPLIQLGIWMFTLAVLFQLITLPVEFNASRRAVRLLDSQGILQGQEVEATSQVLKAAALTYVAAAAASILQLLRLVILFGGRNRDD